One genomic segment of Profundibacter amoris includes these proteins:
- a CDS encoding L,D-transpeptidase — MLNKRQFISTGIAMGGLGLAGANAQTAKPEYTLPEEFLPREVRIRDKLPAGEIHVDPNRFVLYLTLPKRRAIRYTVGVGRGNLYHDGTFYVGAKREWPSWKPTPAMMKREPAAYKNFLPGRRYEKGMPGGPNNPLGARAIYLYDKRGDSYLRIHGTNAPRTIGTAVSNGCARLVNPHVIDLYDRVSEGARVVLYKKANAGPSHS; from the coding sequence ATGCTGAACAAACGCCAATTTATTTCCACCGGAATTGCTATGGGGGGCCTTGGGCTTGCCGGTGCAAATGCCCAAACCGCCAAACCCGAATACACTTTGCCCGAAGAATTCCTGCCACGAGAGGTCAGGATACGAGACAAACTTCCTGCCGGGGAAATCCATGTCGATCCAAACCGTTTCGTGCTGTATCTGACGTTACCAAAAAGACGGGCCATTCGTTATACCGTCGGCGTGGGGCGCGGGAACCTGTACCATGATGGAACATTTTATGTCGGGGCCAAACGGGAATGGCCCAGTTGGAAACCAACACCGGCTATGATGAAACGCGAACCGGCCGCTTACAAGAATTTCCTTCCCGGTAGACGGTACGAAAAAGGCATGCCCGGTGGCCCCAACAATCCGCTCGGCGCCCGTGCGATTTATCTTTATGACAAACGCGGCGACAGCTATTTGCGCATCCACGGCACCAACGCCCCGCGCACCATTGGCACGGCTGTTTCAAACGGCTGTGCGCGTCTGGTCAACCCGCATGTTATCGACCTTTATGACCGCGTATCGGAAGGCGCGCGCGTGGTGCTTTATAAAAAGGCCAACGCGGGGCCGTCACATTCATGA